In Oncorhynchus nerka isolate Pitt River unplaced genomic scaffold, Oner_Uvic_2.0 unplaced_scaffold_887, whole genome shotgun sequence, a single window of DNA contains:
- the LOC135570942 gene encoding gastrula zinc finger protein XlCGF17.1-like, whose product MSSLSYSTPAEEEGVCWTEKEEEAVTVKQEVEDEAVTVKEEEKEVTVTEKEAFRMKVEEEGVFGVKMVGNITGTMEEEEEETGDLSNARERPDSHSGSGESPSGEPDPETSKPARPHHCSQCGKSFILSQHLKSHKRTHTGEKPYKCSQCGKCFTRLDYLKSHKQIHSGEKPYSCSHCGKSIRWLGTLKSHERIHTQKKLQCSLCGKRFTQLEALIVHDRTHTGGDKTYHCSQCGKRFNWLRQLNKHERIHTQEEKTYHCSHCGKTFSRAEDLKSHERIERLCSDLSF is encoded by the exons ATGAGTTCACTAAGCTACTCCACTCCTGCTGAAGAAGAGggggtctgctggacggagaaagaagaAGAGGCTGTCACAGTTAAACAAGAAGTAGAGGATGAGGCTGTTActgtgaaagaagaagagaaagaagtTACTGTGACAGAGAAAGAAGCTTTCAGAATGAaagtggaggaggaaggagtttTCGGAGTGAAGATGGTGGGGAATATTACTGGCACgatggaagaggaggaagaggagacggGAGATCTGAGTAACGCCA GAGAGCGACCAGACTCTCACTCTGGCAGCGGGGAGAGTCCTTCAGGGGAACCAGACCCAGAGACGTCCAAACCAGCAAGACCGcatcactgctcccagtgtgggaagagttttatcCTATCACAACACCTGAAATCACACAagcgaacacacacaggagaaaagccttacaagtgttcccagtgtggaaagtgttttACTCGGTTAGATTACCTGAAAAGTCATAAGCAAATACActctggagagaagccttactcctgttCCCATTGTGGAAAAAGTATTAGGTGGTTAGGGACTCTGAAATCGCATGAGcgaatacacacacaaaaaaaactccAATGTTCCTTGTGTGGAAAGCGGTTTACCCAGTTAGAAGCCCTGATTGTGcatgacaggacacacacaggaggggATAAGacctaccactgctcccagtgtggaaagagatttAACTGGTTAAGGCAGCTGAATAAGCATGAAAGaatacacacacaggaggagaagacataccactgctctcatTGTGGAAAGACATTTTCCCGGGCAGAGGACCTGAAATCAcatgagagaatagagagactgtGTTCTGACTTAAGTTTTTGA